The Niabella beijingensis genomic interval TCTTTCCGCGCCAGGTCCTCCGCGATTCGCTTACGTTTTTCCTCCTCCTCTTTTTTCTTCTTTGCCAATTGCTCCTGCCGCCGTTGTTCTTTCTCCTGTGCTTCCTGCTGCGCTTTTGCCAGGGCTTCAGCATCCTGTTTTTCCTTTAGTTCTTTTTGTTTTTTTTCATCCTGTTCTTTCTGTAAAGCCAGGGTCTTCGCGTCTTTCTGTGCCTGTTCTTCAGCAGCTTTCTGTGCCGCCGCTTCCTTTTCCTGAGCCAGTTTTAATTGCCGTTCCTGCTCCCCGGCTTCTTTCCGGGCCTGTTCCAGTGCCGCCTGCTGTTGTTTTGCCGGCTTTTCTGTTTCCGGTGCAGGCCCTTTTGCAATAGCCGTTTCTCCGGCCCTTTGTTGTGTTGCCAATGCCTCCTCCCTGCGCGCAGTGGTTGCTTCTTTTTGTCGCGCCCGCTCCTGAACCAGCTCTTCCTCCGGTGCGGCTTCTGCAGGTGTTTTCTGATTCTTTACAAATGCTTTCAGGTCTTTAAGACTGGAATGATCATACCACAACGGGGGGCGGCTGTCGTCATTGATATCATAAGCCGAATCGAACAGCAGCCGGAACATATGACTGCGGCCGCCTTCATTTACCAGCAGACCAGTGGTTGGGCCGCTGCTTTTTTCTTTATTGAACTGAATGGAAATGGACCGCTCCTCTCTCCGTTTGGGTATATAAAAATCATAAGCCGCTTCATCAGAAAAGTTAATATTAACCACCTTATCCGGGAAGTTAATAATGGTAATGCTTTCACGTCCGACAATGATCTTTTCCCCATTGATGTTCTGGGAACTGGTATGCGCATAATAAACGAAGCAGCACAACGTGATAAGAAAACATTTTTTTAAATAACCGGAAGTATACATGCTTTGAGAGTTGAGATTCTGAAATTGAGATTCGAGAGTTGCGTCCCGATAGTTATCGGGATGAGAGTTGAGAATAGCAATCAGCTGATAGCTACGAGTCATCATAATCCGTATCCCAGCTGTTGCCGCCATCATTCTTTTGCCCCTCCATTTTGATCAGAAAATTCTTGGCCGGGAAATAGGGCTTCATGAAAATATCAAGATGAATGTTATCTTTTTTTACGGCATCCTGTTCAAACCGCCGGATCGTAAAATTCTCCACCAGTTTACGGGGGCCTGAAATGCTGTCCAGGAACATCACCAGCTGCGTCATCAGCTCGCGCCGGGTATTCGCATTAAAATTTTCAAATGCACGGCGGTTCAGGAAGTCGATCAGTACTTTGGTCACATAATCAAATACACGCACCACCGAGTAGGTCTGAAGCCCCATATTGTCGCCTGAGAACAACGTTTTTGCGGAAAAAGCAATAACGGATCCCTGTTCCTTTACCATCGGGATCAGACTCATTTTCTCCAGGTTGGCGACCTCGCTTTTTTTCAGTTCAAAAGCCACTCCGTTCACTCCCTTAAGCATCCCGAATTTTTTCCCCGCTGCCACCTGGCTCATCTGTATGTGATACAGTTTTCCCGCCAGGGCCGCCGAGGGGGGCATATAAAGATCTTCTTCCTCTATGTTCACATATCTTCCACGTGCGATCAGCCAGTTACAGGTCATCATTACGCTTGACAGAAATTTTTCACCCCCTGCGTGTTGTACACGGTCAAACAGTTCCATCACATCATCCGGCTCATCAAGATGCTCAAAGTCCGTCACCAGCATTACCTTGTTCTCATGTGCCAGCTTTGCCCAGGTGTCTACGATCACCTTAGCTCCAAGGTATCCGGGAACAACGAGCAGACTGTAATGATCCCGCAGATCCAGGCGGTCGTAGTTCTTCTTAAGTTCCTCCCGGACAAAATCAATAAAGACCGGGTGCTCTGTTTCTTTCAGCTGCTCCAGGCCGGCATTCACAAAAGAAATATTGGACAGGATATCTTTTTCTGTATTCATAAAGAAGGCGGTCACAGCACGGTATGCCCTTTCCAGTGTTCTTGTCTGGTTCAGGATATGCGCCAGGCCATTTTCATAAATACGCTGCAGGTCCGCCAGCTCTTTTTCACAATCAGTTATCACCGATGTATCATCGTCTGCTGCACCCAGCAGCACCTCCCAGAGCTGCAGCCGATTCAGCAGCTGCCTCCGCTCCCGCCGGAAATCATTCTCCTGTATAAAAACAGCACGGCGCGCCTCGTGTTCCTGATCCAGGTAGGACACACCTTCAATAAGCCCGGCAAGCAATAAGAACAGCTCACCGGAAAACGGTTCCCCACCCGTAACTGCTGCAGACCGGTCCGGCTCATTCTGATGTACTGTATTGCCTGTCATATACGTTGATCTTCAAAATTTTTAATCGGGGATAAAGGAACTGACACCATTTCCCGACGGGCTGTCGCTTCCGGCTCCTGCGGAGCTACGCTGTTGTGCGCTACCGGATCCTGCATTGCCCCAGAACCGGGATTTATCAAACGCCTCCCCGTCTATCTCCATTTTGCTGCAGGAGATCAGAAGACCTATGGTCATCGGGTTTTCGCCGGAGCCGGTGAAGGTCTCCGAATAGTTCAAACAATACCCGTTCGAGAACTGCACCCTTCGCATGGCGGCTTTTGTATCCCGCTTCATGAAAATAAGCTCTCCCTCCTGTGTCATGGTGGGTGAAAGCATCCATTTGATAAAAGTCGTATCCAGTGAGGATTCCAGGGTAAGGCTGATCAATCCGCCATCCGTTCCTACCCGTGGTTTTCCATACTGGTCCGCTGATTTCTTAAAATCATACGCGGCGCTTAATACATTGTAGGTTTTACCCGATATTTTTAAAATAGCATAGAAAGACATAGTGCATATTTTTAATTATGAATATGGTTCTAAAAAGGCGATCATTTTTTTTACAGCGGCATGCAGCGCTTTTCTTTTTTCAGCATTCGCCAGGGTTTGCAGCAGCGCCGGATCTGTTTTCAGTGCTTTCAGCAGCAGTAAAAGTTCCTGCTGCCGGGAACGTATACCGCTCAGACAGGCACTTTGCTCCGAAAGCTGCCCGGGAGCAAAATCTTCCAGGTTCCGGAAACGAAAGGTTTCACTAACCATTTCTTCTTTTTCATTTTCAATCTTTACGGTCATTTCCGGCCGGTAATGATTAAAGAGCATCTCCGGGTCTTTGAGTCCGTGCACCGCTTCCGGCTTCAGTGGAGGCTGATCGGTGAGCTGTAGTACAAAAAGCGTACGATTGGGCGCGATCTCCGCCACCGTTTCCGTCAGCTGCTGCTCCCCATTCCAGCTGTTGTTGTAAAACTCATCTGCCATCTTTAAACATTTTTCTGTTAAGCGGCATTACCGCACCCATCCGGGCAGGTATACCGAAGGCATGGAAAGCACGGTAGTTCCGGTTGTTACATAATCTGCTGCACCGGCCGTCTTCAACCGTTCCATCGCCTGGTGGATGCATTGCGTGGGCCGCTGTTCCTGCGGATGCCAGGTGTAGGGATCCCTGATGGAAACCTGCACCCGAAGCAGAAATACCGAGCCCCGCCGCTGTGCCCGCAGGAAATAAGCCCGCTCTTCTGTTTCCCGGTTGTCATACGGGTTATAATCTCCTTCCAGCCGCCAGTGTACTTCATCAATATTACCGTTCGCATTCAGCCAGTCTTCCGAATCATAATCTCCCTGGCCGATAGGCGGCGGCGCCCCGTCATCCACTCCGCGCCCGATAATGCTGCCGGCATCTTCCTGCGGCCTTGCCTGCAGCTGGCGGCCGATCATTTCAAATATTTTGGTACGGATCCGGGCATTTGCATGGAACAGGTCTGCCAGCCGGGGCTCCGCATAATCCTGCCCGCCGCCGTTACGGTAATGCCAGAGATGCGCCCGCGCGTTGGGTTGGGGCGATATCCAGTCCCAGTAATTCATGATCGAATTATAGACCTGCTCATCCGTTGCTCCTGTGCAGATGGCCCGTGCTTTTAAATAATCTCCCAAACCGTCAAACATTTCAGTTTATTTTATGTTGCTGTCTTCCGGATCGCCGGCTCCGCCTCCGCCGACGGGCCGCTGCCGGACGCTCTGTATTCATTCTTCTCCAGATTAAAAAAATTTGCATTCCCCGTGCTCTCCATATAATCCAGGTATCCTGTCTCCCGGTCGATGGTATTCAATACCGGCCCGTATGCTTTTTTCAACATCAGGTTATGACTGTTATAAATAAAATACAGACTGTTCGCATCCTTATGTACCGGGTAGTTATTCTTGTTCAGAAAGCCCTTTATCCGGCTGAGCGCTTCATCAAATTGTTTGAGCGATGTTTTCAGGCCCGGTTCTTCCGGGGTTCCTTCATCAAAGTCGCCCAGGAAGTTTCCGGTAACCGATTTCAGCGGGGCAAAAGCGTTTTCTCCGGTAAGCTTTTTTAAAAAACCATTCATCCCATCCAGCGGCAGGTATTGCAACAGTTGGGCGTAGAATTTTTTCTTCGAAGGCATCATTGGCAGCAACAGTGCCGAAATAGCAGCGGCGATGCGGCCCTGGTCTTCGCCGGAAAGGGTGTTGTTTTTAAGATCCAGGTCCTGGTCTTTTGTAACGGCGCCGATATTGCTCCGGCAATTGCTGATCATTGTCACCGACTGGTCGTAAACCGCGCTATCGGCCGATTGCTGGGCTGTTCCGTTTTCCCCGGGTTGTTTTTGCTGCGCTGCCGCCGCCATCTTTGCCACGTTTTCAAGATAAGGATCAACACCCAGTTGTTCCACAGGCATTGTCTGCGGTGCATGGATCTTTTTTATACCGGTCTGTTCGATCAGCTTGTCGAAAGCCTGGTTCGTTGTTTCCGATCCCACAGCGAATAACCGGAGTGATGCAGTCAGTTTGTCGACAAGGGGACAAAGAAAAT includes:
- a CDS encoding DUF5458 family protein, with amino-acid sequence MTGNTVHQNEPDRSAAVTGGEPFSGELFLLLAGLIEGVSYLDQEHEARRAVFIQENDFRRERRQLLNRLQLWEVLLGAADDDTSVITDCEKELADLQRIYENGLAHILNQTRTLERAYRAVTAFFMNTEKDILSNISFVNAGLEQLKETEHPVFIDFVREELKKNYDRLDLRDHYSLLVVPGYLGAKVIVDTWAKLAHENKVMLVTDFEHLDEPDDVMELFDRVQHAGGEKFLSSVMMTCNWLIARGRYVNIEEEDLYMPPSAALAGKLYHIQMSQVAAGKKFGMLKGVNGVAFELKKSEVANLEKMSLIPMVKEQGSVIAFSAKTLFSGDNMGLQTYSVVRVFDYVTKVLIDFLNRRAFENFNANTRRELMTQLVMFLDSISGPRKLVENFTIRRFEQDAVKKDNIHLDIFMKPYFPAKNFLIKMEGQKNDGGNSWDTDYDDS
- the tssD gene encoding type VI secretion system tube protein TssD, with protein sequence MSFYAILKISGKTYNVLSAAYDFKKSADQYGKPRVGTDGGLISLTLESSLDTTFIKWMLSPTMTQEGELIFMKRDTKAAMRRVQFSNGYCLNYSETFTGSGENPMTIGLLISCSKMEIDGEAFDKSRFWGNAGSGSAQQRSSAGAGSDSPSGNGVSSFIPD